From the genome of Ectobacillus sp. JY-23, one region includes:
- the dltB gene encoding D-alanyl-lipoteichoic acid biosynthesis protein DltB — translation MTPYATFYFFVIVALLLAPSIIAGLRGHSLRTYNSIVTIVILAIIFGGKPVQAFSLITFTVWQTCLVKGYLQLRKQNNTTGRFYGAVILSILPLVLVKVIPFLSDISAIGFLGISYLTFKAVQMIMEIRDGQIKELSLYDFLRFLLFFPTITSGPIDRYRRFQKDIAHTPSKEEYREFLYTGINRIFQGFLYKFIIGYLINQYILLTDLVKGDSLIPQITYMYGYSLYLFFDFAGYSAFAIGVSYLMGIKTPENFNKPFVSRNIKDFWNRWHMSLSFWFRDYVYMRFVFFMTKKKIIKDRYVVSNIGFFLNFFLMGIWHGLQLHYVVYGLYHALLFVLFDWFERKNKKHKFWPQHKWMSVVSIIITFHFVAFGFLIFSGKLL, via the coding sequence ATGACACCTTACGCAACCTTTTACTTCTTTGTTATTGTGGCGTTGCTTTTAGCGCCATCTATCATCGCGGGACTGCGCGGTCATTCTTTACGAACATATAACTCTATTGTAACGATTGTGATATTGGCGATTATTTTTGGCGGTAAGCCAGTGCAGGCTTTTTCTCTTATTACATTTACCGTATGGCAAACTTGTCTTGTGAAGGGGTATTTGCAACTTCGTAAGCAAAATAATACAACGGGCAGATTTTATGGCGCTGTTATTCTATCAATTTTGCCGCTCGTGCTTGTGAAAGTAATTCCATTTTTATCGGACATTAGCGCCATTGGATTTTTAGGAATTTCCTATTTAACATTCAAAGCTGTACAAATGATTATGGAAATTCGAGATGGGCAAATCAAAGAATTATCCTTGTATGACTTCCTACGCTTTTTATTGTTCTTCCCGACCATTACATCTGGTCCGATTGATCGATATCGCCGTTTCCAAAAAGATATTGCGCATACACCGTCTAAAGAGGAGTATCGCGAATTTTTGTATACGGGAATCAACAGAATTTTTCAAGGTTTTTTGTATAAATTCATTATTGGTTACTTAATTAATCAATACATTTTACTAACGGATTTAGTAAAAGGCGACAGTCTTATTCCACAAATTACTTATATGTACGGCTACAGCTTGTACTTGTTTTTTGACTTTGCTGGATATAGCGCATTTGCCATCGGTGTAAGCTATTTAATGGGGATTAAAACACCCGAAAACTTTAATAAACCATTTGTGAGCCGGAATATTAAAGACTTTTGGAATCGCTGGCATATGAGTCTATCATTCTGGTTCCGTGATTATGTCTATATGCGTTTTGTGTTCTTTATGACCAAGAAGAAAATTATTAAAGATCGCTATGTTGTATCCAATATTGGGTTTTTCTTAAATTTCTTTCTTATGGGCATTTGGCACGGCTTACAGCTACATTATGTCGTATACGGCTTATATCATGCTTTACTGTTTGTTCTGTTTGATTGGTTTGAACGGAAAAACAAAAAGCATAAATTTTGGCCGCAGCACAAGTGGATGTCTGTTGTTTCTATTATTATCACCTTTCACTTCGTGGCGTTCGGTTTCTTGATTTTCTCAGGAAAACTTTTATAA
- the dltA gene encoding D-alanine--poly(phosphoribitol) ligase subunit DltA, with translation MSLLEKINQWAFTQPDTPAFIWRDRTLTYGELQAYSDSLAHWIAEQYSDDAPIMVYGHMQPEMIVSFLACVKAGHAYIPVDTSIPTERVLRIAQNSGAKLMLAVSDAPDVPLTVKAGDSLKALFMTDKPAPMRQENDKNFYIIYTSGSTGNPKGVQITHSCLTSFTDWMTSDFDLGTGKMFLNQAPFSFDLSVMDLYPSLVTGGTIWAIDKDMIAKPKELFASLAASGTEVWTSTPSFAEMCLMEPGFNAQMLPSLRTFLFCGEVLSNNVARQLSERFPNARIMNTYGPTEATVAVTEIEVTKEILDQYQSLPVGRCKSDCRILILKEDGTIAAEGEKGEIVIVGPSVSTGYLGSPELTEKAFTVINGERAYKTGDAGYMMDGLLFYNGRLDFQIKLHGYRMELEEIEHHLRSSIYVKSVVVLPIQKDGKYDHLLAVIVPEDHTFAKEFQLTSAIKKEVASLLPNYMIPRKFVYQSSIPMTPNGKADRKKLMSEVTS, from the coding sequence CAACCTGATACACCCGCGTTTATATGGCGCGATCGCACATTAACATATGGAGAGCTTCAAGCCTACTCTGATTCGCTTGCACATTGGATTGCAGAACAGTACAGTGATGATGCGCCTATTATGGTATATGGCCATATGCAGCCTGAAATGATTGTATCCTTTCTAGCATGCGTCAAAGCCGGTCATGCATATATTCCAGTTGATACATCCATTCCGACAGAACGTGTTCTTCGCATTGCGCAAAACTCTGGTGCAAAGCTCATGCTTGCGGTTTCTGATGCACCAGACGTACCGCTTACTGTGAAAGCAGGAGATTCTTTAAAAGCTTTGTTTATGACAGATAAGCCCGCACCTATGAGACAAGAAAATGATAAAAACTTCTATATTATTTATACGTCAGGAAGCACAGGAAACCCAAAAGGCGTACAAATTACACATAGCTGCCTAACAAGCTTCACGGATTGGATGACATCTGATTTTGATCTTGGTACTGGGAAGATGTTTTTAAACCAAGCACCATTCTCATTTGACTTATCTGTTATGGATTTATACCCTTCATTAGTAACAGGAGGTACGATTTGGGCAATCGATAAAGATATGATCGCCAAACCAAAAGAATTGTTCGCTTCGTTGGCGGCATCAGGAACGGAAGTATGGACATCAACGCCTTCCTTTGCAGAAATGTGTCTAATGGAGCCTGGCTTTAACGCACAAATGCTTCCTTCTTTAAGAACATTTTTGTTCTGCGGAGAGGTTTTGTCAAATAATGTGGCGCGCCAGTTATCCGAGCGCTTTCCAAACGCACGCATTATGAACACATACGGACCAACAGAAGCCACTGTTGCCGTAACAGAAATTGAAGTGACAAAAGAAATTCTCGACCAGTATCAATCATTGCCTGTGGGTCGCTGTAAATCAGATTGCCGCATTCTCATTCTAAAAGAAGATGGTACTATTGCAGCTGAAGGTGAAAAAGGGGAAATTGTGATTGTGGGACCAAGTGTCAGCACTGGCTACCTTGGTAGTCCTGAGTTAACAGAAAAAGCCTTTACTGTCATCAATGGGGAACGTGCATACAAAACAGGCGACGCTGGTTATATGATGGATGGCTTATTATTTTACAATGGTCGTTTGGATTTCCAAATTAAACTACACGGTTACCGCATGGAACTTGAGGAAATCGAACATCACCTGCGCAGCAGTATCTATGTGAAGTCGGTTGTGGTTTTACCAATTCAAAAAGATGGAAAATACGACCACTTGTTGGCAGTCATTGTACCGGAAGATCATACATTTGCAAAAGAGTTTCAACTTACTTCCGCCATCAAAAAAGAGGTAGCTTCTTTGCTTCCAAATTACATGATTCCAAGAAAGTTTGTGTATCAGTCATCTATTCCTATGACACCGAATGGAAAAGCCGATCGCAAGAAGCTGATGAGTGAGGTTACGTCATGA